A portion of the Punica granatum isolate Tunisia-2019 chromosome 7, ASM765513v2, whole genome shotgun sequence genome contains these proteins:
- the LOC116213506 gene encoding monothiol glutaredoxin-S10-like has product MATACHRLPKLAPLARTSPSASLSPSPSKAHLRFFVNPRVNLTLTDATRARTLRRFSVQAMSDTSPSSSSFGSRLEDTVKKTLSENPVVVYSKTWCSYSSEVKALFKRLGVDPLVIELDELGPQGPQLQKLLERLTGQHTVPNVFIGGKHIGGCSDTVKLYRKGELEPLLSEANANKA; this is encoded by the exons ATGGCGACCGCCTGCCACCGTCTTCCCAAATTGGCCCCCTTGGCTCGCACTTCGCCGTCGGCCTCTCTCTCCCCATCCCCCTCGAAGGCCCATCTTCGCTTCTTCGTCAACCCCAGAGTAAACCTCACACTTACCGATGCCACCAGAGCGAGGACCCTCCGACGCTTCTCGGTTCAAGCCATGTCTGACACTTCGCCTTCGTCTTCCTCCTTCGGGTCTCGGCTCGAGGACACTGTCAAGAAGACCCTATCCGAGAACCCCGTCGTCGTATACTCCAAGACCTGGTGCTC GTACTCTTCCGAGGTGAAGGCTCTGTTCAAAAGGCTTGGAGTGGATCCGCTAGTCATTGAATTGGATGAATTGG GTCCTCAAGGGCCACAATTGCAGAAACTGTTGGAGAGGCTTACTGGGCAACATACTGTCCCAAATGTTTTTATTG GGGGAAAACATATTGGTGGCTGTTCAG ATACCGTGAAGTTATACAGAAAAGGGGAACTCGAGCCTTTGCTCTCTGAAGCTAATGCTAACAAAGCATAA